One region of Paenibacillus polymyxa M1 genomic DNA includes:
- a CDS encoding ABC transporter ATP-binding protein produces MGEQTIIRFERVTKQYDNDPPVLADVSFEIERGKFYTLLGPSGCGKTTILRMIAGFAEPTEGSIYLNGKLINRVPANERQVNTVFQDYALFPHLNVFENVAFGLRIKKMNKKDIQEKVTQALSFVNLEGYGEREISEMSGGQRQRVAIARAIVNEPDVLLLDEPLSALDLKLRTEMQYILREMQQRLGITFIFVTHDQEEALAMSDEIFVMNKGKIEQSGTPNDIYDEPINRFVADFIGESNIVPGRMIADYQVEFNGRQFECVDGGLRPNEPIEIVIRPEDLEITSVAEGKLRVQVDTQLFRGVHYEISCYDDSGQEWLVHSTKKAELGSEIGLRFDPEAIHVMRFGETEEEFDRRLEAYEEVDQHVR; encoded by the coding sequence ATGGGAGAGCAAACCATCATCCGATTCGAACGGGTGACCAAACAATATGACAACGATCCCCCAGTGCTGGCGGATGTCAGCTTTGAGATTGAGCGTGGCAAATTTTATACACTGCTGGGTCCTTCCGGCTGTGGTAAAACGACGATTCTGCGTATGATTGCAGGTTTTGCAGAGCCGACAGAGGGCTCTATTTATTTGAATGGAAAACTCATTAATCGTGTTCCAGCCAACGAGCGGCAGGTCAATACGGTTTTTCAGGATTATGCGCTATTTCCACATCTGAATGTGTTTGAAAATGTCGCTTTTGGTCTGCGGATTAAAAAGATGAACAAAAAGGACATTCAGGAGAAGGTGACACAGGCGTTGTCCTTTGTCAATCTGGAAGGCTACGGCGAACGGGAAATTTCTGAAATGTCCGGGGGACAGCGTCAGCGTGTAGCTATTGCACGGGCTATCGTCAATGAGCCTGATGTTCTCTTGCTGGATGAACCATTGTCGGCACTGGATTTAAAGCTGCGGACAGAAATGCAGTATATTTTGCGTGAAATGCAGCAGCGACTTGGAATCACTTTTATATTTGTTACGCATGATCAGGAGGAAGCACTGGCCATGTCAGACGAAATTTTTGTCATGAACAAGGGCAAGATCGAGCAGAGTGGGACGCCAAATGATATCTATGATGAGCCGATTAATCGGTTTGTTGCTGATTTTATCGGCGAATCGAATATTGTTCCTGGACGTATGATCGCGGATTACCAAGTGGAATTCAACGGCCGACAGTTTGAATGTGTCGACGGAGGATTGCGTCCGAACGAACCTATTGAAATTGTAATTCGGCCAGAGGACTTGGAGATTACCAGTGTTGCTGAAGGCAAGCTGCGTGTTCAGGTGGATACCCAATTGTTCCGTGGAGTTCACTATGAAATAAGCTGCTATGATGACTCAGGACAGGAATGGCTGGTGCATTCTACCAAAAAGGCGGAGCTGGGCAGTGAAATCGGTCTGCGATTCGACCCGGAAGCCATTCATGTCATGCGGTTCGGGGAAACAGAGGAAGAATTCGATCGGCGTCTGGAAGCCTATGAAGAGGTGGATCAGCATGTCCGGTAA
- a CDS encoding N-acetyldiaminopimelate deacetylase, with protein MSTADDRSFVQIRRDLHQIPEPGFEEYKTQRYLLNYLETLPQERLDIRTWRTGVLVLIHGTAPERRYGYRCDMDGLPIEEETGYDFRSTHPGYMHACGHDLHMTIGLGIVTHFASHPIKDDLVVLFQPAEEGPGGALPMRDSTELADWMPDEIVALHVAPEYPVGTIATRSGILFANTSELFIDLKGTGGHAAYPHKANDMVVAACQLVGQLQTVVARNVNPLDAAVITVGKVSGGTKQNIIAETARLEGTIRTLSADTMTLVKSRIEALVRGVEAGFECQAKIHYGSNYLQVYNEAKVTEEFMKWVSNRQDVQLVECGEAMTGEDFGYFLERIPGLMFWLGVDTPYGLHHAKLEPAEEAIEVAIRVLTDYFTWKSQG; from the coding sequence ATGAGCACAGCTGATGATCGTTCTTTTGTTCAAATACGAAGGGATCTGCATCAAATTCCCGAACCAGGGTTTGAGGAATATAAAACACAACGATACTTGCTGAACTACTTGGAAACGCTCCCTCAGGAGCGGCTGGACATTCGTACATGGCGTACGGGCGTGTTAGTACTTATTCATGGAACGGCTCCTGAGCGCCGCTATGGATATCGTTGTGATATGGATGGTTTACCGATTGAGGAAGAGACGGGTTACGATTTCCGTTCGACTCATCCCGGCTACATGCATGCTTGTGGTCACGACTTACATATGACGATTGGATTGGGAATTGTAACACACTTTGCGAGTCATCCGATTAAGGATGATCTGGTCGTGTTGTTTCAACCAGCTGAGGAAGGACCTGGTGGAGCCTTGCCTATGCGGGACAGCACGGAGCTGGCCGACTGGATGCCGGATGAAATTGTCGCATTGCATGTTGCACCAGAATATCCTGTAGGCACCATAGCCACTCGCTCGGGCATCCTATTTGCCAATACATCGGAGCTTTTCATCGACCTCAAGGGTACGGGGGGGCATGCGGCGTATCCACACAAGGCGAATGATATGGTAGTGGCTGCTTGTCAGCTGGTGGGACAATTACAGACGGTGGTAGCCCGTAATGTGAATCCACTGGATGCAGCGGTCATTACGGTTGGTAAGGTTAGCGGAGGCACGAAGCAGAATATTATCGCGGAAACCGCCCGTTTGGAAGGTACGATCCGAACGTTGTCTGCCGATACGATGACGCTGGTTAAATCGCGGATTGAGGCGCTGGTGCGCGGTGTGGAAGCTGGATTTGAATGCCAAGCGAAGATTCATTATGGCTCCAATTATTTGCAAGTATACAATGAAGCCAAGGTGACTGAGGAATTCATGAAATGGGTTAGTAATCGGCAGGATGTGCAGCTTGTTGAATGCGGAGAAGCGATGACCGGAGAGGACTTCGGGTATTTTCTGGAACGAATTCCTGGCTTGATGTTCTGGCTTGGCGTGGATACGCCTTATGGCTTGCACCATGCCAAGCTGGAGCCTGCAGAGGAAGCCATCGAGGTAGCTATCCGTGTGTTGACAGACTATTTTACATGGAAGTCACAAGGGTGA
- the dapD gene encoding 2,3,4,5-tetrahydropyridine-2,6-dicarboxylate N-acetyltransferase: MSIEMNTQEVINVIKNSKKKTPVKVYVKGALASASFGENVQAFISGDSGVVFGDWADIKPVLDSANAKEEDYVVENDRRNSAVPMLDLKGINARIEPGAYIRDMVGIGNNAVIMMGAVINIGVTIGEGTMIDMNAVLGGRVKVGNMCHIGAGVVLAGVIEPPSAQPVIVEDEVLIGANSVVLEGVRIGKGAVVAAGAVVTEDVPPYSVVAGTPARVIKQVDDKTKSKTEILKELRVL, from the coding sequence ATGTCCATCGAAATGAATACACAAGAAGTCATCAACGTGATTAAAAACAGCAAGAAAAAGACGCCTGTTAAAGTATATGTAAAAGGGGCTTTGGCTTCCGCATCTTTTGGCGAGAATGTTCAAGCTTTTATTTCTGGAGACAGCGGTGTGGTATTTGGTGATTGGGCCGATATCAAGCCTGTACTGGATAGCGCAAACGCGAAAGAAGAAGATTATGTGGTGGAAAATGACCGCCGTAACTCTGCTGTTCCAATGCTGGATCTGAAAGGCATCAATGCACGCATTGAGCCAGGCGCCTATATCCGCGATATGGTGGGCATTGGTAACAACGCAGTCATTATGATGGGCGCAGTGATTAACATTGGCGTTACGATTGGTGAAGGCACCATGATTGATATGAATGCTGTGCTGGGCGGTCGTGTTAAAGTCGGCAACATGTGCCACATCGGTGCAGGCGTCGTCCTTGCAGGTGTCATTGAGCCACCATCCGCACAGCCTGTCATTGTAGAAGACGAAGTATTGATCGGTGCGAACTCGGTTGTACTGGAAGGCGTACGCATCGGTAAAGGTGCAGTTGTTGCAGCCGGAGCGGTTGTAACTGAAGATGTGCCTCCATACTCCGTAGTAGCTGGTACACCTGCACGTGTAATCAAACAGGTCGATGACAAGACCAAATCCAAAACTGAGATTTTGAAAGAACTGCGCGTTCTGTAA
- a CDS encoding DMT family transporter, which translates to MNQAHKPSFSFELLYIIGIIAISFSSIFVRWSEAEVSVIAMYRLYLTNLLMLPLVWKYRTELFSLTRKQWMMILWSGIALGLHFLLWMGSLRLTTVASSTVIMTLEPILVMLGSFLFFRTGTNRAMLFGMGMAFVGSLAIGAGDFHVSGQALLGDALSFLGMVAVSIHMLMGKHLREHLSAFVYNFWVFIIAATSLALYNVVNAIPFTGYAPREWGLFLLLAIVPTLFGHYLFNWLLKYINATAVSMAVLGEPVISSLLAWVLLGERLSTLQFGAGFFILFGVWVFIRYGTDFKKQVVHESEIPDNERSLKASS; encoded by the coding sequence ATGAATCAAGCACACAAACCGTCGTTTTCCTTTGAATTATTATACATCATAGGTATTATCGCTATTTCGTTCTCCTCGATCTTCGTCAGATGGTCTGAAGCCGAGGTGTCCGTCATCGCTATGTACCGTTTGTACCTGACCAATCTTCTGATGCTGCCATTGGTCTGGAAATACCGCACCGAGCTATTCAGCCTCACTCGCAAGCAGTGGATGATGATCCTCTGGTCCGGTATCGCGCTAGGGCTGCATTTCTTGCTGTGGATGGGCTCGCTGCGACTGACCACCGTTGCAAGCTCTACTGTTATTATGACATTGGAACCGATCCTTGTCATGCTCGGTTCTTTTTTGTTTTTCCGGACAGGCACAAATCGCGCTATGCTCTTTGGAATGGGCATGGCCTTTGTCGGCTCACTGGCCATTGGCGCAGGGGATTTTCATGTCTCAGGACAAGCTCTGCTCGGAGATGCGCTGTCCTTCTTGGGTATGGTAGCCGTGTCCATCCATATGCTGATGGGCAAGCATCTACGCGAGCATTTGAGCGCTTTTGTCTATAATTTTTGGGTTTTTATCATCGCAGCCACATCGCTTGCGCTGTATAATGTGGTCAATGCCATACCTTTTACTGGATATGCCCCACGCGAATGGGGACTGTTCCTGCTGCTTGCCATTGTGCCTACACTGTTCGGACACTATCTGTTTAACTGGCTACTCAAATACATTAACGCCACCGCGGTGTCGATGGCGGTACTCGGTGAGCCCGTTATTTCCTCCCTGCTGGCTTGGGTGCTGCTCGGGGAAAGGCTGTCTACCTTACAATTTGGTGCAGGCTTTTTTATCCTGTTCGGGGTATGGGTTTTTATCCGATACGGAACAGATTTTAAAAAGCAAGTTGTCCATGAAAGTGAAATACCCGACAATGAGCGCTCCCTGAAGGCTAGCTCTTAG
- a CDS encoding sulfurtransferase produces MKSIVSKRWLLARLYEPDIIIADCRSLLGQAGAGRNEFNEDHIPGAVHFDLEEDLTAPLGEHGGRHPLPDVDTLAARLSRAGINAASRIVAYDDQGGMMASRFWWLLRYLGHEQVYVLEEGYNAWKEAKFPVTADQPIRIPSTFVPNVQPQMLTSMKEVQRISETSVPVGSYIGFSPILIDSRERPRYLGLEEPIDQAAGHIPGAVNFFWKEVLDEKGAFKNEEQLKQHFSDLDQNAEIIVYCGSGVSACPNVLALNEAGFSNVRLYPGSWSDWISYEENPVATGQE; encoded by the coding sequence ATGAAATCCATCGTATCCAAACGCTGGTTGCTGGCCCGATTGTACGAACCTGACATAATCATTGCCGACTGCCGTTCCCTGCTTGGACAAGCCGGAGCTGGACGAAACGAATTTAATGAAGACCATATCCCAGGGGCGGTTCACTTCGATTTGGAGGAAGACCTTACCGCTCCTCTAGGCGAGCATGGTGGTCGCCATCCATTACCTGACGTGGATACACTTGCTGCACGTCTGAGCCGTGCCGGAATCAATGCAGCTTCACGCATCGTTGCTTATGATGACCAAGGGGGCATGATGGCCTCCCGCTTCTGGTGGCTCCTGCGCTATCTTGGGCATGAACAGGTGTACGTACTGGAAGAAGGCTACAACGCTTGGAAGGAAGCGAAGTTCCCCGTTACGGCAGACCAGCCGATTCGCATTCCCTCGACCTTTGTGCCAAATGTTCAGCCACAAATGCTCACAAGTATGAAAGAAGTACAACGTATATCCGAAACTTCTGTTCCTGTTGGCTCCTATATCGGTTTTTCACCTATATTGATCGACTCCAGAGAGCGTCCGCGCTACCTGGGGCTGGAAGAGCCCATAGATCAAGCAGCGGGGCATATCCCCGGTGCAGTGAATTTCTTCTGGAAAGAGGTCTTGGATGAAAAGGGGGCATTTAAAAACGAAGAGCAGTTAAAACAGCATTTCTCAGACCTTGATCAGAACGCTGAGATCATCGTATATTGCGGATCAGGCGTATCTGCCTGTCCAAATGTCCTGGCCTTGAATGAGGCAGGATTTAGTAATGTGAGACTCTATCCGGGGAGCTGGAGCGATTGGATCAGCTATGAGGAAAATCCGGTGGCGACTGGACAGGAATGA
- a CDS encoding phosphotransferase enzyme family protein, which yields MEIFPLEISVLSADALREYISREYFSYALLKCRLFYRGIHDIYRVNADEKEYFFKVYRKGIRSMEEIQTEVDLLNHLKLSDIEITTPVTRHDGKFISQFNTANGIRYGVLYTSVGKHEFNQIEETAELNERLGSYIATIHNAWDKCELGKKRWNLDADSFIDNSMDAIRQFSTIHDFDLHFLEEVAKNVSDKLECLTVERPQYGICHGDIYSGNIRVDANSNPILFDFDFCGNGWRAYDISLYAFPFGMGCDETKLQKREERKYQFLNGYNKVRAMSQSEVDSIALFIPFRRIFNIGTLYISYLPNTWGDSAVIKNVDEDIKLLQKWLELNPIF from the coding sequence TTGGAAATTTTTCCGTTGGAGATATCTGTACTATCTGCAGATGCACTCCGTGAGTACATTTCAAGAGAATATTTTTCTTATGCCTTACTTAAATGCCGGTTATTTTATAGAGGTATACATGACATATACAGAGTTAATGCAGACGAAAAAGAGTATTTCTTTAAGGTATACCGTAAAGGAATAAGAAGCATGGAAGAAATACAAACAGAGGTAGATTTGCTCAATCACCTAAAATTATCAGACATTGAAATTACTACACCAGTTACAAGACATGATGGAAAATTTATTTCACAGTTTAACACTGCAAATGGGATAAGGTATGGAGTACTATATACGTCTGTTGGAAAACATGAGTTTAACCAAATTGAGGAAACAGCTGAATTAAACGAGAGACTAGGTAGTTATATTGCTACAATTCATAATGCTTGGGACAAATGTGAGCTTGGAAAAAAACGATGGAATCTAGATGCTGACTCATTTATAGATAATTCTATGGATGCTATAAGGCAGTTCTCAACCATTCATGATTTTGACCTGCATTTTTTAGAGGAAGTTGCAAAGAATGTGAGCGATAAACTAGAGTGTTTGACTGTTGAAAGACCGCAATATGGTATATGTCACGGCGACATATATAGTGGGAATATCCGAGTTGACGCTAACAGTAATCCTATCCTTTTTGATTTTGATTTCTGTGGAAATGGATGGAGAGCATATGACATATCTTTGTATGCTTTCCCATTTGGCATGGGATGTGACGAAACAAAACTACAAAAGAGAGAGGAACGAAAATATCAATTCTTAAATGGATATAACAAGGTTAGAGCAATGAGTCAAAGTGAAGTAGATTCTATTGCCCTCTTTATTCCCTTCAGAAGAATTTTTAATATTGGTACTCTATACATTTCTTATCTTCCAAATACTTGGGGAGACTCTGCTGTCATCAAAAATGTCGATGAAGATATTAAACTGCTTCAAAAGTGGTTGGAATTAAACCCTATATTTTAA
- a CDS encoding YdeI/OmpD-associated family protein: MTSREEINPKVDAYLDKVKKWKAEMEKLRAIMLDCQLTEELKWGKPCYMFQNSNIAIIQGFKEHCALMFFKGALLKDPNGILIKPGEDTQAGRQIRFTNVEGIVEMEAILKDYINEAIEVEKTGLKVDFKKNTELIFPEEFQAKLDEDPALKTAFAALTPGRQRAYVMHFSAPKQSKTRESRIEKCMQDILNGKGLNDR; encoded by the coding sequence ATGACAAGCAGAGAGGAAATAAATCCTAAAGTTGATGCATATTTAGATAAAGTGAAAAAATGGAAGGCAGAAATGGAGAAGTTGAGAGCGATCATGCTTGACTGCCAGCTCACTGAAGAATTGAAGTGGGGTAAACCATGTTACATGTTTCAGAATAGTAACATAGCTATAATACAAGGATTTAAAGAACACTGTGCGCTTATGTTTTTCAAAGGTGCTTTGTTAAAAGACCCCAATGGTATTCTAATCAAACCTGGGGAGGATACGCAGGCGGGGCGCCAGATACGGTTCACTAATGTTGAAGGAATTGTTGAGATGGAAGCCATCTTAAAGGACTATATTAATGAAGCCATTGAAGTGGAAAAAACCGGTTTGAAAGTGGATTTTAAAAAGAATACAGAACTCATATTTCCTGAGGAATTTCAGGCTAAATTAGATGAAGATCCTGCCTTGAAAACTGCTTTTGCTGCATTGACGCCGGGACGACAAAGAGCATACGTTATGCATTTTTCTGCGCCCAAGCAATCTAAAACTCGTGAATCAAGGATTGAAAAATGTATGCAGGACATTCTCAATGGAAAGGGATTAAACGATCGATAG
- a CDS encoding class I SAM-dependent methyltransferase translates to MRDYWNKRFAEEGMIWGCEPSQTVTQAIDLFKKNNAHHILVPGAGYGRNTKMFSSYFEVDGIEISSSAINLAKEWDLKTNFIQESVLEFRTSKRYDGIYCYDLLHLFLLEDRKKLIQNCVMHLKEQGVMYFTCFSDSDFNNGVGRNVEEGTYEYKKGKYAHFFTEENLIEHFNNLNILEMGSIRECLTYTEKQQEYELRYVVVQNIG, encoded by the coding sequence ATGAGAGATTATTGGAACAAAAGGTTTGCTGAAGAAGGAATGATTTGGGGTTGTGAACCAAGTCAAACTGTAACCCAAGCTATAGATTTGTTCAAAAAGAATAATGCACATCATATTTTGGTTCCTGGTGCTGGGTATGGGAGAAATACCAAGATGTTCTCTTCTTATTTTGAGGTTGATGGAATTGAGATATCTAGTTCAGCTATAAATCTAGCAAAAGAATGGGATTTAAAAACGAATTTTATTCAAGAATCGGTGTTAGAGTTTCGTACAAGCAAAAGGTATGACGGCATATATTGTTATGATTTATTACATTTATTTTTGTTAGAAGACCGAAAAAAACTGATACAGAATTGTGTGATGCATTTGAAGGAACAGGGAGTGATGTATTTTACGTGTTTTTCTGATAGCGATTTTAATAATGGTGTGGGTAGGAACGTTGAGGAAGGAACATATGAATACAAGAAAGGGAAATATGCTCACTTCTTTACTGAAGAAAATTTAATAGAACATTTTAATAATTTGAATATATTAGAAATGGGTTCCATAAGAGAATGTCTGACATATACAGAAAAACAACAAGAATATGAATTAAGATATGTAGTTGTTCAAAATATTGGATAG
- a CDS encoding DinB family protein — MNEKSQLLEEFKEWIRFVSEIREMDWQIKIAEDKWSVHDIVSHILLWDKYFFEAAIHPILNNTPVTLTHIDFNQFNQGAVEYGKTKTKEELIEMTIQYRNMILQSIESLEDDKFTKEYADGKFTVISYLRDFIWHDQHHIRQIDELKRRAM; from the coding sequence ATGAATGAGAAGTCGCAGTTACTAGAGGAGTTCAAGGAATGGATACGTTTTGTTTCTGAGATTCGTGAAATGGATTGGCAAATAAAGATTGCCGAAGATAAATGGTCAGTTCACGATATCGTAAGTCATATATTGCTGTGGGATAAATATTTTTTTGAAGCAGCCATACATCCGATATTAAACAATACGCCTGTGACATTAACACATATTGATTTTAATCAATTTAATCAGGGTGCTGTTGAATATGGGAAAACAAAAACGAAGGAAGAATTAATTGAAATGACTATTCAGTACCGTAACATGATATTGCAGAGTATAGAGAGTTTGGAAGATGATAAGTTTACTAAAGAATATGCTGACGGGAAGTTTACTGTAATATCTTATCTAAGAGATTTTATCTGGCATGATCAACATCATATAAGACAGATTGATGAGCTTAAAAGAAGAGCTATGTGA
- a CDS encoding class I SAM-dependent methyltransferase, which produces MQKARGENLDKVENIRLEEKKYHDFCYDNYNLFESGSWLHRPVQTVLDLLAEYKDYDNLSVLDLGAGIGRNSIPIAESMKIRKGKVVCVDLLKSAIDKLENYSRKYGVEQFIETKLSDIENFNIKQDEYDIIIAVSALEHVRSEREMELKIEEMTTGTKINGTNCIVVGTNIKEMRMKDAQQLEPMFEVNISTESMMELLRHHYIGWEVKKRLVKQLEYEIERNKQLVKLSMDCITFVAKKLV; this is translated from the coding sequence ATGCAGAAAGCTCGTGGTGAGAACTTGGATAAGGTAGAGAATATAAGATTAGAAGAGAAGAAGTATCATGATTTCTGTTATGACAATTACAATTTGTTTGAGTCCGGTTCTTGGTTACATAGACCGGTACAAACGGTATTGGACCTTCTAGCTGAATATAAAGATTACGATAATCTATCGGTGCTTGATTTAGGAGCTGGAATTGGTAGAAATAGTATTCCTATAGCTGAATCCATGAAGATTAGAAAAGGAAAAGTAGTTTGCGTGGATTTATTAAAGTCTGCTATTGATAAATTGGAAAATTATAGTAGAAAGTATGGTGTCGAACAATTTATTGAAACAAAATTATCTGATATTGAAAACTTCAATATTAAACAAGATGAGTATGACATTATAATAGCTGTATCTGCTTTGGAGCATGTAAGATCGGAAAGGGAAATGGAATTAAAAATTGAAGAAATGACTACAGGAACAAAAATAAATGGAACCAATTGCATTGTTGTTGGAACGAATATAAAAGAGATGAGAATGAAGGATGCACAACAATTAGAGCCAATGTTTGAAGTAAATATCTCGACTGAAAGTATGATGGAATTATTAAGACATCACTACATTGGATGGGAAGTTAAAAAACGATTAGTAAAGCAACTGGAATATGAAATTGAAAGAAATAAACAACTCGTGAAACTATCAATGGATTGTATAACCTTTGTAGCTAAGAAATTAGTGTAA
- a CDS encoding aminoglycoside phosphotransferase family protein, which produces MLIWREQTQRLVARRKGQIMIGELLGIGNTASVYEWGKTEVIKIFHDQSRSMHEAKKEAKNAEIINNLNLRAPNYSGLLEYEGTSCLIYEKIDGPTMLKQIEPTKLSVSHYAKLMAQLHFELHNIEIKFNSNLKTELTNKINTAEVIKEYEKQIAIDVLNVLPEGNALCHYDFHPGNIILSSNGPIIIDWMNVLVGNQAADVTRTSMMIQSHALPSNAPSWLIKSEYREFFNREYLREYLMLSGMNPKVLEEWMAPTLAARVCEVNGEDRNEVIDKLQTIIKN; this is translated from the coding sequence ATGTTAATTTGGAGAGAGCAAACGCAACGCCTTGTTGCTCGAAGAAAGGGACAAATTATGATAGGTGAATTACTTGGTATTGGTAATACTGCAAGTGTCTATGAATGGGGGAAAACCGAAGTAATAAAGATTTTTCATGATCAAAGCCGCTCAATGCACGAGGCAAAAAAGGAAGCAAAAAATGCTGAGATTATAAATAACTTAAATCTTAGAGCACCTAATTATTCTGGCCTTTTGGAGTATGAGGGCACGTCGTGTCTTATTTATGAGAAAATTGATGGGCCAACAATGCTAAAACAAATAGAACCAACGAAATTAAGTGTTTCTCATTATGCTAAGCTAATGGCGCAACTTCATTTTGAATTACATAATATTGAGATCAAATTTAATTCAAATCTAAAAACTGAATTAACCAACAAAATTAATACTGCTGAAGTGATTAAAGAATATGAGAAGCAAATTGCTATAGATGTTCTTAATGTATTGCCTGAAGGTAATGCACTTTGTCATTATGATTTTCACCCCGGCAACATTATCCTTTCATCCAATGGGCCTATAATTATTGATTGGATGAATGTTTTGGTTGGTAATCAAGCGGCAGATGTTACTAGAACTTCGATGATGATACAATCACACGCACTACCGTCTAATGCTCCCAGTTGGCTAATTAAGAGCGAATATCGTGAATTTTTTAATAGAGAGTATCTAAGAGAGTATTTAATGCTATCTGGAATGAACCCAAAAGTCCTTGAGGAATGGATGGCACCAACTTTAGCGGCTCGAGTATGTGAAGTAAACGGTGAAGATCGGAATGAAGTTATAGATAAATTACAAACCATTATAAAAAATTAA
- a CDS encoding DMP19 family protein, with protein MMSTPNHVIKLLIPPHNNFSAADLVEHIGSVIYGEEAGSIRDMIYEVPESVRTIILLIDFDTELTMNGILGFLENSTGKYLNETISALKLIKAEKDLSILEEIKELIEGINFNGQIKIEPYQVTTFEERHDLNERILERIKELADGLYVYSIDRDIFDYLTGYLSDNWIVLLKELKDVCK; from the coding sequence ATGATGAGCACCCCAAATCATGTTATAAAGCTACTAATTCCGCCCCATAATAACTTTTCGGCTGCAGATCTTGTGGAACACATAGGTAGTGTTATCTACGGAGAAGAGGCTGGCTCAATAAGAGACATGATTTATGAGGTACCCGAATCTGTGCGGACTATTATTTTGTTAATAGACTTTGATACAGAATTAACAATGAATGGGATTCTTGGGTTTCTGGAAAATTCCACTGGAAAGTATTTGAATGAAACCATTTCTGCTTTAAAGCTAATTAAAGCAGAAAAAGATTTGTCTATTCTGGAGGAGATAAAAGAGCTCATTGAAGGTATTAATTTTAATGGGCAAATAAAAATAGAACCATACCAAGTTACAACATTTGAAGAGAGACATGACCTTAATGAAAGGATACTTGAAAGAATTAAAGAGTTGGCCGACGGACTGTATGTATATTCAATAGATAGAGATATTTTTGACTACCTAACTGGTTATCTTTCTGACAACTGGATTGTATTGTTGAAAGAGCTCAAAGATGTTTGTAAATAA
- a CDS encoding GNAT family N-acetyltransferase: protein MQIDFAIESDCEYISLRDKHIHKTLIRPKIKENEILIIRESNQEIGWMRYGFFLDNTPFMNMIWIDEEYRGTGIGKKVVQYWEELMKQKGFELVMTSTQSNEGAQHFYRKLGYKDAGCLMLENEPLEIILTKELNKN from the coding sequence ATGCAGATTGATTTTGCAATTGAATCAGATTGCGAGTATATCTCGTTAAGAGACAAGCACATACATAAAACACTGATAAGACCAAAAATAAAAGAAAATGAAATCCTAATAATCAGAGAATCCAATCAAGAAATAGGTTGGATGAGATACGGTTTTTTTTTGGACAACACACCATTTATGAATATGATATGGATAGATGAGGAGTACAGAGGAACAGGTATTGGTAAAAAAGTTGTCCAGTATTGGGAAGAATTAATGAAACAAAAAGGATTTGAATTGGTTATGACCTCAACACAGTCGAATGAAGGAGCTCAACATTTTTATAGGAAGCTTGGGTATAAAGATGCTGGATGCTTAATGCTTGAGAACGAACCTCTGGAAATAATATTGACAAAGGAGTTGAACAAGAATTGA
- a CDS encoding GNAT family N-acetyltransferase, producing MLTLEKARKNDAQKLAEIQKASFEDESKYFNINETVGPIGYDSISWQEEMMQNCEYFKVLFNGEIIGGAMIFVECNQVHNLGRIFIDPNFKNQGIGTKMMEKIESEFPDSTEWWLDTPSWSVKNHHFYSKCGFTKVREEGDLYIFKKTL from the coding sequence GTGTTGACATTAGAAAAAGCTAGAAAAAATGATGCTCAAAAACTTGCTGAAATACAAAAGGCCAGTTTTGAGGATGAATCAAAGTATTTTAATATTAACGAAACCGTTGGGCCCATAGGGTATGACTCCATAAGTTGGCAAGAAGAGATGATGCAAAATTGCGAATACTTCAAGGTACTCTTTAATGGAGAAATAATCGGGGGAGCTATGATATTTGTAGAATGTAATCAAGTGCATAATCTAGGAAGGATCTTTATTGATCCAAATTTTAAAAATCAAGGAATCGGAACGAAGATGATGGAGAAAATTGAAAGTGAATTTCCAGATAGCACTGAATGGTGGCTGGATACTCCTAGCTGGAGTGTGAAGAATCATCACTTCTATTCAAAGTGTGGGTTTACTAAAGTTAGAGAAGAAGGCGACTTATACATTTTTAAAAAGACTTTATAA